Proteins encoded in a region of the Natronorubrum halophilum genome:
- a CDS encoding DUF3830 family protein, giving the protein MTELEFVVAGETYTATVLEDEAPASARALEAMLPLESELMHVRWSGYATWINVDDAELSEVPRENHTVYPSRGDILLYPGYKNEQELLIACGPTCFKSPAGELAGNHVACLDATRDELAALEERTLRDGVQPITVRRR; this is encoded by the coding sequence ATGACTGAACTCGAATTCGTCGTCGCCGGCGAAACGTACACCGCGACGGTCCTCGAGGACGAAGCCCCGGCATCGGCTCGAGCGCTCGAGGCCATGCTCCCGCTCGAGTCCGAACTGATGCACGTGCGCTGGAGCGGGTACGCGACGTGGATCAACGTCGACGACGCCGAGTTGTCCGAGGTTCCGCGAGAGAATCACACCGTCTACCCCTCGCGCGGAGATATACTACTGTACCCCGGCTACAAAAACGAACAGGAGCTGCTGATCGCCTGCGGTCCGACCTGCTTCAAGAGTCCCGCCGGGGAGCTCGCGGGCAATCACGTCGCGTGTCTCGATGCGACTCGCGACGAACTCGCGGCGCTAGAAGAACGCACGCTTCGGGACGGCGTCCAGCCGATCACGGTTCGGCGTCGATAA